The Gadus macrocephalus chromosome 20, ASM3116895v1 genome includes a region encoding these proteins:
- the rprma gene encoding protein reprimo A, whose amino-acid sequence MNSTGFNQTDLGGLFNKTEDFFCCNFSSVVTDHGLVSTAPDERSLFIMRVVQIAVMCVLSLTVVFGIFFLGCNLLIKSEGMINFLVTDRRPSKEVEAVIVGAY is encoded by the coding sequence atgaattcgaccggattcAACCAGACTGACCTGGGCGGGTTGTTCAACAAGACTGAGGACTTCTTCTGCTGCAACTTTTCCTCGGTGGTGACGGACCACGGCCTGGTGTCCACCGCGCCGGACGAGAGGAGCCTCTTCATCATGAGGGTAGTGCAGATCGCCGTCATGTGCGTGCTGTCCCTCACCGTGGTCTTCGGGATCTTCTTCCTGGGATGTAACCTGCTCATCAAGTCCGAGGGGATGATCAACTTCCTGGTGACGGACCGGAGACCCTCCAAAGAGGTGGAAGCGGTCATTGTCGGAGCGTACTGA